The Anabaena sp. PCC 7108 region ATCCTGATAGTGAATTCTCGAAGCTGAAAGGAATAAAACTACTACTGTATTAGCTGTAAATTTTCCTCTCACAAGATATAACAGGTAAGCTTTGTTCTAGATATATCTATATATAATTTATATCTTGACACAGTGGCAGAGATTTATAGCTAAGAGTAGAAGTAAAAAAGTTACAGCTTTTACCAAAATCAGCTTTCTTTAACTTACAGGTAAAACAGCTTACTACGAAATCATGCTTTTTTTCAAAGAATTTAATGAGATTTTGTCTAAAAATAGACAATAAATATATTCTCTTAATTGATTTTGTGTCATTTAATTCATATTATTGGCAAGGACGTAAACCCTTCTAGAATGGACTACCAGTGAAATTGAATCATCATAAAAGTTGGAGTTTTTTTATTAACTTCAAGTTTTCACAATAGTTTTAAAATACTTTTTTATTTCTCTGATAAATCTAGAGTAACCTAAAGTTTAGTAAGTCATGACTGAGCATCTACTATTTAGCTAAAAGTCGCTATTTTTTAGGTATTTCTTACGTAAATGAGACGGCACTGCCAACAAAGACTAAATAAGATAGTTCTGGAATCTTAAAGGCGTGATTTTTATCGCTTATGACCATTTTTCGTTCTGCAAACCCGCAAAAAGGCTGTGAGATGTTCATTCCCAGGCAAAAATTCGGAAGTTTAAATCAGTAAACAGAGAAAATTAAACAGTTATCAGGCTGATGCTAGGGAATAGAAAACCACCACCTTCTTTGTAGAAAAGTCGAACCCGTCATCAAACTGATAAAAAACTCCTATTCGATTTTTGGCTTGGCAAGTTTGGTGTGGGGTGTGGGGTGTTGGGTATTGTGTGATCTGGATCAGGACTTGCTATACTCACCCCAATGTAAACCGTTATCTTGATTTGGCAGTACGTCCACTTTAGACCGGTGTGAATCCCCAACGGGTGATTCACAAATTGTAGTTAAAAATTTTTATTTGATCTTAGAGCCGTGCTAATGAAAACGCTTCCTATTAGTAGATACAGATTTTTCCAAAAGCTACAACCCCTATCTCTGTTAAAAAAAATCACCAGTAAGTCTGTGACTGGTTGTCTACAAGTATTTAGCACTTCTGGGGCTTGGTCAATATATGTACAAGAGGGCAAGCTGATTTATGCTTGTTACTCAGAACAAATGTTTGAGCCGCTATATAGAAACTTGCAGCGGTTAAGTCAACAAGACTCTACTCTACCGAGAGAAATTAATGAGCAGTTACAGACAATCTTTGAAAGAGGTGTAGAAAATCAATCGATACCGAATCCAGATTATTTAGCTATTTGCTGGTTAGTTAACGAGAAATATCTTAGCTCTTTACAAGCCGCAATGCTAATTGAGCAATTATCCCTAGAATTTCTAGATTCATTTCTGAAAATAGAAGAAGGGAGTTATGAATTTATCCCTGAGAGTTTTCTGGATGATCTCCCCAAGTTTTGCCATTTGAACTTGCGCTTATTAGTTGAAAAGTGTGAAGCGGGTGTAAAAATTTCGCGGGAGCAGTTTTGGCAACATAATCAGTCCAAGACACGCACCGCAACAGAAATAAAATTACCCCCCATCAGTAATAGACAAGTCTCTGGGGACAGAAACAAGCAAAATTACTCACGACCTACTGACAAGCGAAACTACACCATTTTTTGTGTAGATGATAGTCCAATGGTTTTAAATGCCATTAGAGGTTTTTTAGATGAACAAATATTTTCTGTTATTGGTGTTACCGATTCTTTAAAAGCTTTAATGGAAATTTTCCGTGTCAAACCAGATATGATTTTGCTGGATGTGACAATGCCTAATTTAGATGGGTATGAAGTGTGTTCTTTATTAAGGAAACAGGCATCCTTTAGAAATACACCTGTGATTATGGTGACAGAGAAACCTAGTTTGATAGATAGAGCTAAAGCCAAACTGGTCAGAGCTTCCGGTTGCATGACTAAGCCTGTTAATCAAGGTGACTTACTAAAAATCATTTTTCAGCACATGGTTTAAAACCCTCACAGTCAAGATTGCACTGGACGACATTCAGCTAAAATGCTGTGCATCTTCACAACCGCTCCAATTACTGCGATCGCAGGGGCGCTAAAACCAGTCTCTTCTACTTGCTCAACAATTGTTCCTAATTCACCAATTAATTCTTCTTGTTCTGGACGAGTACCCCATCGGACCAAAGCAATCGCTGTCTCTACACTTAATCCAGCCAATGTTAACTGCTCCACGATATAAGGTAGATTGTGGATACCCATATAAATCACAATTGTTTCTGAACCTTGCGCGATCGCTTGCCAGTTAATTGCCGGTCGATATTTACCCGCAGACTCGTGACCCGTTACAAATGTCACTGATGAACTATACAGACGATGAGTCAAGGGAATACCAGCATAAGCTGCGGCCGCAATTCCGGCTGTGATCCCTGACACAACTTCCACAGCAATTCCGGCTGCTACCAATTCTGCCATTTCCTCGCCACCCCGCCCAAAGATAAAGGGATCGCCACCTTTCAAGCGCACGACAATGGCATGATCCTCAGCTTTTTCAATCAGCAGTTGACTAGTTTCTTCCTGCAACAGTGAATGTCTCCCCATCCGCTTACCTGCGTTAATTTGCTCGGCTTGGGGATTGATCATCTCCAGAATTTGGGGACTTACCAAGGCATCATAAATAACAACATCTGCACATTGCAACAGGGCTTTTCCTTTTAAAGTCATGAGTCCGGGATCACCAGGACCTGCACCGACTAAATAAACCTTACCCAAAAACTTTTTCCTCTTGTTTTGATAAATTGCAAATTAAATCAGCTAGTTCCGCACTTACTCCTAAAGGCTGAACTAATTGAAATGTCACCTCTGGAAATTGTAATTTTAGCGCTTCTACTGATTTAGCGATCGCATCGGTTATGCCTCCAGTAAATAAAAAGTATGGCAGAATCGCAATTTGTCTATAACCACCAGCGACTAATTCTTTCACTCTTGATTCTAAATTCGGCAGTACGGACCAATAAGCAGCTATTGCTCCCAAACTCGCCGCCATATTTTCTACAGGCTGTTGGGAACCAGAACGACGGCTACCATGAGATAACAAAATTGATGCCTCTACTTTGATGTTAGCTATTGTCGGTTTCAGCAATTTCTCTAAATTGGGATGACTGCCTAAATATGGTTTTAGGTCAATGATCATATCTTGACCCAGTTCCTTTTCTGCCAGTGCTATTTCTGCGGGAATATCGGTCATCACATGAACTCCCGGCAAAAGAAATAACGGTACAATTTTCAGGCAGTTGCACCCACAGTCCAAAGCACTTTCAGCGAAATCTAGAATCTGCTGGTGTAAAGGTTGCTCATTTACTTCTAATGTCGCTGTCCCTACTAAATTTTCACTACTTGGTAACTTCTGACTCACAAGCTGGGCAAGTTCCTGCATAGCAATGTCTGGACGTGGATCACGACTTCCGTGAGATACCAAAAGATAGGCAGAAGGCATAGGTGCAAATTTAGTACTGAATATTAAGCAAATTTTAACCTGGTTAAATGAGCAGCCATGAAAAAAGTTCCGAGCCACAACATTTATCCATCATTTTCCACAATTGCCCCAAGTAGAGATGCGATCGCTCCTTCAATCCGTTGCCATCCGCTGGGTGAACTGAAATCAATTCCTAAAAATGTGTCGTTGACTTTGGTGCGGAGAACTAGATAAACAATTCCCGCAATCAAAACCGCACTGATGGCAGGGATATCTTGATCTGGGGGGAAGGAATACTTTTGCTTCAGAAATTCCAAAGTTTCAATTGCAACCTGATCTCGCACTGTTGCCAACTCCTGGGTTAACTCATTACCTTCCAGCAATTCCCAGCGCATAATTTCTTGGGTAATGGGTCGTTCTTGCAAGTCAGACAGGAAGTGCGTTAGCAGCAAAACCATCGAGTCAGTCAGTGATTTATCATCAACGACTGTTTGATCTCCAATTAATTCTTCCACCGTAATCCAGTAGTTACCTTCCTGTCCAAAGGTTTTTAGCAATGAGGGCAAATTCTCAAAATATCGATAAATCAAAACCTTATCAACCCCCGCTTCACGAGCGATCGCATTCACCCCCAGTTGCTTAAAGCCTGATTCTGCCAAAAGTTTACCAACCGCAGATAGAATTCGTGCTTTCGTCTCTTCTTTATCTCGCGCCATAAATCATTCTCATCTACTTGTCACCAACTGGTGACTATGATACTATGTCACTGTTCGGTGACTTAAAAGACTGAAAATGCAAAAAATTACCTTTGAGTTAGAGGTGTATTCTTTCCACATCGATTTTATTGGTCATGTTAACAACATTGTTTATATTCAGTGGATGGAAATTGGACGAACAAAACTGCTAGAAGCCGTTGAGATGCCAACACATAAAATTTTTCAGCAAGGGTTTGCTCCGGTTTTAGTTCAAACCAACATTACCTACAAATTACCGCTTTATTTGGGCGAACGTGTACAAGCAGAAATGTGGATCTCGGAACTAAAAAATGCCTCCGCTATTATGCAGTTTTGTTTCTATAACGAACAAAAAATATTAGCAGCAGAAGGATGGCAAAAAGGATTATTTCTTGATAAAGAAACAATGCGCCCAAGGCGGTTAAGTCCAGAGGAACGTTCTTTATTCTTGCCTTATGTACATTCAAAGGTAGATGCTCAAGGCGCTAATTC contains the following coding sequences:
- a CDS encoding response regulator, with amino-acid sequence MKTLPISRYRFFQKLQPLSLLKKITSKSVTGCLQVFSTSGAWSIYVQEGKLIYACYSEQMFEPLYRNLQRLSQQDSTLPREINEQLQTIFERGVENQSIPNPDYLAICWLVNEKYLSSLQAAMLIEQLSLEFLDSFLKIEEGSYEFIPESFLDDLPKFCHLNLRLLVEKCEAGVKISREQFWQHNQSKTRTATEIKLPPISNRQVSGDRNKQNYSRPTDKRNYTIFCVDDSPMVLNAIRGFLDEQIFSVIGVTDSLKALMEIFRVKPDMILLDVTMPNLDGYEVCSLLRKQASFRNTPVIMVTEKPSLIDRAKAKLVRASGCMTKPVNQGDLLKIIFQHMV
- the cobA gene encoding uroporphyrinogen-III C-methyltransferase, with the translated sequence MGKVYLVGAGPGDPGLMTLKGKALLQCADVVIYDALVSPQILEMINPQAEQINAGKRMGRHSLLQEETSQLLIEKAEDHAIVVRLKGGDPFIFGRGGEEMAELVAAGIAVEVVSGITAGIAAAAYAGIPLTHRLYSSSVTFVTGHESAGKYRPAINWQAIAQGSETIVIYMGIHNLPYIVEQLTLAGLSVETAIALVRWGTRPEQEELIGELGTIVEQVEETGFSAPAIAVIGAVVKMHSILAECRPVQS
- a CDS encoding sirohydrochlorin chelatase, with translation MPSAYLLVSHGSRDPRPDIAMQELAQLVSQKLPSSENLVGTATLEVNEQPLHQQILDFAESALDCGCNCLKIVPLFLLPGVHVMTDIPAEIALAEKELGQDMIIDLKPYLGSHPNLEKLLKPTIANIKVEASILLSHGSRRSGSQQPVENMAASLGAIAAYWSVLPNLESRVKELVAGGYRQIAILPYFLFTGGITDAIAKSVEALKLQFPEVTFQLVQPLGVSAELADLICNLSKQEEKVFG
- a CDS encoding TetR/AcrR family transcriptional regulator produces the protein MARDKEETKARILSAVGKLLAESGFKQLGVNAIAREAGVDKVLIYRYFENLPSLLKTFGQEGNYWITVEELIGDQTVVDDKSLTDSMVLLLTHFLSDLQERPITQEIMRWELLEGNELTQELATVRDQVAIETLEFLKQKYSFPPDQDIPAISAVLIAGIVYLVLRTKVNDTFLGIDFSSPSGWQRIEGAIASLLGAIVENDG
- a CDS encoding thioesterase family protein, with amino-acid sequence MQKITFELEVYSFHIDFIGHVNNIVYIQWMEIGRTKLLEAVEMPTHKIFQQGFAPVLVQTNITYKLPLYLGERVQAEMWISELKNASAIMQFCFYNEQKILAAEGWQKGLFLDKETMRPRRLSPEERSLFLPYVHSKVDAQGANSLVSAP